The following proteins are co-located in the Thermomicrobiales bacterium genome:
- a CDS encoding metallophosphoesterase family protein, with amino-acid sequence MAPRKRVKRTYPPLSGRIDRHEFDPPLTIGLISDTHIFEGGGSRPFPEPVLDLFRRFDVGLIVHGGDVVTRSVLDRLATVAPTLAVHGNNDPVELWQELPERIILTVGARRIGIVHGHGGPSARATARAAFDEPLEMVVYGHSHIPKIEKEDGVVYFNPGSATDRRWSAHFGIGIVTIDEQGIRPELILFDAAAHLSSIEPHPPSGANT; translated from the coding sequence ATGGCACCCAGGAAACGGGTCAAGCGCACATACCCGCCGCTCTCCGGTCGCATCGATCGCCACGAGTTCGACCCTCCTCTCACGATCGGTCTCATTTCCGATACCCACATCTTCGAAGGGGGCGGTTCCCGGCCGTTCCCCGAGCCCGTGCTCGATCTCTTCCGGCGCTTCGATGTCGGATTGATCGTTCACGGTGGTGACGTCGTCACGCGATCGGTGCTCGATCGTCTCGCGACGGTTGCCCCGACCCTCGCCGTCCACGGAAACAACGACCCGGTCGAGCTTTGGCAGGAGCTTCCCGAGCGCATCATTCTCACCGTGGGCGCGCGGCGTATTGGCATCGTTCACGGTCATGGCGGGCCAAGCGCGCGAGCAACTGCCAGAGCGGCGTTCGATGAGCCGCTCGAAATGGTGGTCTATGGGCACAGCCACATCCCCAAGATCGAGAAGGAGGACGGCGTCGTCTACTTCAACCCCGGCTCCGCAACCGATCGCCGCTGGTCGGCCCATTTCGGTATCGGCATCGTGACGATCGATGAGCAGGGCATTCGGCCGGAACTGATATTGTTCGACGCAGCCGCGCATCTGTCCTCGATCGAGCCGCACCCACCGTCAGGAGCCAACACATGA
- a CDS encoding fumarylacetoacetate hydrolase family protein translates to MRLGRVVLDSETTPRRVVIDKTEWFAWEGDDWLAPVKGAKIESEGRLVAPLAPGKIVCVGLNYLDHVTERDPNRKIPDEPVLFMKPTSSVIGPGETIRIANPEHQTDYEAELALVIGKTARDVPRSEWRNYIAGFTCANDVSDRTLQKKDGQWVRAKGFHTYCPVGPWIETELDLAQAVVQSRLNGELRQNQAVSTMHFPVPQLVEYISHIMTLDPGDLILTGTPFNVGPMKAGDQIEVSVSGIGTLANSVN, encoded by the coding sequence ATGCGATTGGGACGTGTGGTGCTCGACAGCGAGACGACGCCGCGTCGGGTCGTGATCGACAAGACCGAATGGTTCGCCTGGGAGGGGGACGATTGGCTGGCTCCCGTGAAGGGCGCAAAGATCGAGAGCGAGGGGCGATTGGTTGCCCCGCTTGCTCCGGGGAAGATCGTCTGCGTCGGTCTCAACTACCTCGATCACGTGACCGAACGGGATCCGAACCGAAAGATTCCCGACGAGCCCGTACTCTTCATGAAACCGACGTCATCTGTGATCGGCCCTGGTGAGACGATCAGAATCGCGAACCCGGAGCATCAGACCGACTACGAAGCGGAGCTGGCGCTGGTGATCGGAAAGACGGCGCGGGATGTTCCCCGTTCGGAATGGAGGAACTACATCGCCGGGTTCACCTGCGCGAACGACGTGTCGGACCGGACGTTGCAGAAGAAAGACGGGCAATGGGTACGGGCGAAAGGCTTCCACACCTATTGCCCAGTGGGACCGTGGATCGAGACGGAACTCGATCTCGCTCAAGCGGTCGTGCAGTCACGGCTCAACGGCGAACTGCGCCAGAACCAGGCAGTATCCACGATGCACTTTCCGGTCCCCCAGCTGGTGGAATACATCAGCCACATCATGACACTCGACCCGGGCGACCTGATCTTGACGGGCACCCCGTTCAACGTGGGGCCGATGAAAGCCGGAGATCAGATCGAGGTGAGCGTCAGCGGCATCGGAACGCTGGCCAATTCGGTGAACTGA
- a CDS encoding alanine--glyoxylate aminotransferase family protein, with product MKSNFRLPGPTPIPPQVYAAMQREMVSHRSAEFSAFYVDLLARLRRIHRTESDVLVWPGSGSAGWEIAVTNFLSPGDEVVAMVAGAFGDRFAYVGDKLGLVVHRVDLRWGSAIYPEMVRSALEAHPGARAIFLTHNETSTGVTHPIAELVAIARDRGVLTFVDGVSSVAGLPVNFDEWDIDYLFTGSQKAWMCPPGVTIAAIGPRAWEAYERSTFPKFFWDARATRDAAREGHTPTTSPITLDYALEAAAQMIEDEGLENVFARHAALGEQTRAGIEAIGLELVAEPGFESNTVTAVQLPAGYSSKKVARQLFDDYGVTVAGGQAHLADSIIRIGHMGWVDSDDITAALAAVRAVLG from the coding sequence ATGAAGAGCAACTTCCGCCTCCCCGGTCCGACACCGATTCCGCCGCAGGTCTATGCCGCCATGCAGCGTGAGATGGTGTCCCACCGCAGCGCGGAGTTCTCGGCGTTCTATGTCGATCTCCTGGCGCGTCTGCGTCGCATCCACAGGACCGAGTCAGATGTCCTCGTCTGGCCCGGGTCCGGTTCCGCAGGCTGGGAAATTGCGGTCACCAACTTCCTGTCGCCCGGCGATGAGGTCGTTGCTATGGTTGCCGGAGCATTTGGCGACCGGTTCGCCTATGTGGGCGACAAGCTGGGATTGGTGGTGCACCGCGTCGATCTTCGCTGGGGCAGCGCCATCTATCCAGAGATGGTGCGCAGCGCGCTCGAAGCGCATCCCGGCGCAAGGGCGATCTTTCTGACACATAACGAGACGTCCACAGGAGTGACCCATCCGATTGCGGAGCTCGTCGCCATCGCCCGGGACCGCGGCGTGCTCACATTCGTCGATGGTGTCTCTTCGGTGGCAGGTCTGCCGGTGAACTTCGACGAATGGGATATCGACTACCTCTTCACCGGGTCGCAAAAGGCCTGGATGTGCCCGCCGGGCGTCACGATCGCGGCCATTGGCCCGCGCGCATGGGAGGCGTACGAGCGGTCGACGTTTCCAAAGTTCTTCTGGGATGCACGTGCGACCCGCGATGCGGCCAGGGAAGGACATACGCCCACAACATCGCCGATCACGCTCGACTACGCGCTCGAGGCTGCGGCGCAGATGATCGAGGACGAAGGGTTGGAGAACGTCTTTGCTCGCCACGCCGCGCTCGGCGAACAGACCCGGGCCGGCATCGAAGCGATTGGTCTCGAACTCGTTGCCGAACCTGGCTTCGAATCGAACACCGTCACCGCAGTGCAATTGCCGGCGGGTTATTCCAGCAAGAAGGTTGCCCGGCAACTGTTCGACGACTATGGCGTCACCGTTGCCGGCGGTCAGGCGCATCTCGCAGATTCCATCATCCGAATCGGTCACATGGGGTGGGTCGACTCGGACGACATCACGGCTGCGCTCGCCGCCGTCCGCGCGGTGCTCGGCTAG
- a CDS encoding GntG family PLP-dependent aldolase, with protein MIDFRSDTLTKPSAGMRRAMAEAEVGDEQYREDPTVNRLQEMAAELTGKEAALFVPSGTMCNAIAFAVHCRPGDAVILERRAHPNIAEGGGPAIFASVMMRGLEGERGVFTAEQVRSYLSNRGTHTSKSAMISVENTSNQGGGKIWPLETLAGLRALCDEAGMKLHMDGARLMNASVGSDTPVSVIASYPDSVWIDLSKGLGAPVGAVIAGSAEFIEEGRLWKHRLGGAMRQAGIIAAAGIYAFEHNVERLAEDHENAKVLAEGIGNVPGIELLRTPVETNIVIFSVANTGMSAVEFAQIMREEHGVAMSPYIDPLTIRAVTHLDVNRDDCMKGIAAVHATATTGQLKVN; from the coding sequence GTGATCGATTTCAGAAGCGATACCTTGACCAAGCCATCGGCGGGGATGCGCCGGGCGATGGCCGAAGCAGAGGTTGGCGACGAACAGTATCGCGAGGATCCAACGGTCAATCGCCTGCAGGAGATGGCTGCCGAACTCACCGGAAAAGAAGCCGCGCTCTTCGTCCCGTCCGGAACGATGTGCAACGCCATTGCCTTTGCGGTTCATTGCCGCCCGGGCGATGCCGTCATCCTCGAGCGTCGCGCGCATCCGAATATCGCGGAAGGGGGTGGCCCAGCCATTTTCGCCAGCGTCATGATGCGTGGTCTCGAGGGAGAACGCGGCGTCTTCACTGCGGAGCAGGTGCGGTCCTATCTCAGCAACCGGGGAACCCACACATCCAAGTCAGCGATGATCTCGGTCGAGAACACCTCCAACCAGGGAGGCGGCAAGATCTGGCCGTTGGAGACCCTGGCTGGTCTTCGCGCCCTCTGTGACGAAGCGGGAATGAAACTGCACATGGACGGCGCTCGCCTGATGAATGCCTCGGTTGGCAGCGACACGCCGGTTTCCGTGATTGCGTCCTATCCCGATTCAGTCTGGATCGACCTCTCCAAGGGCCTCGGCGCGCCGGTTGGCGCGGTCATCGCGGGATCGGCTGAATTCATCGAGGAAGGCCGACTGTGGAAGCATCGGCTGGGTGGGGCGATGCGCCAGGCGGGCATCATTGCCGCTGCCGGCATCTATGCCTTCGAACATAACGTCGAACGGCTGGCCGAAGACCACGAAAACGCCAAAGTGCTCGCGGAAGGGATCGGCAACGTTCCCGGTATCGAGCTCCTGCGCACGCCGGTGGAAACCAACATCGTCATTTTCAGTGTCGCCAACACTGGCATGAGCGCGGTCGAATTCGCTCAGATCATGCGCGAGGAACATGGTGTCGCGATGAGTCCCTATATCGACCCGCTGACCATTCGCGCTGTCACCCACCTGGACGTCAACCGTGACGACTGCATGAAGGGCATTGCCGCGGTCCACGCTACCGCCACAACCGGTCAGTTGAAGGTCAACTAG
- a CDS encoding helix-turn-helix domain-containing protein translates to MSDRSQPSGGKRKRINAEVASPGATLGDWIRVSRMQQSMSQRELADRSGLSRSYLCDIERGRGAQPSVQTLDKLAAALGVSRMELLRAAGIIEPNPGQERSDRERRFAALFRDLSPKGKDAVERFARFTHAEEHRWVQPKLPDRKGATNESLPAQPGPLLFDSSLGDGDVGV, encoded by the coding sequence ATGTCTGACCGCTCCCAACCCTCCGGCGGCAAGCGCAAACGAATCAATGCCGAGGTTGCCTCCCCCGGGGCGACACTGGGTGATTGGATTCGCGTAAGCCGCATGCAGCAATCGATGAGTCAGCGCGAGCTGGCCGATCGATCGGGATTGAGCCGATCTTATCTGTGCGATATTGAGCGTGGGCGTGGCGCCCAGCCGAGTGTGCAAACGCTCGACAAGCTTGCCGCGGCGCTTGGCGTTTCGCGAATGGAGCTTCTGCGCGCCGCGGGCATCATCGAGCCGAACCCGGGTCAGGAGCGCTCTGACCGGGAACGGCGCTTTGCCGCCCTCTTCCGCGACCTGAGCCCGAAGGGGAAGGACGCGGTCGAGCGCTTCGCCCGTTTTACTCATGCCGAGGAGCACCGCTGGGTTCAGCCGAAACTCCCCGACCGCAAGGGAGCGACCAACGAGTCGCTTCCGGCGCAGCCGGGCCCGCTGCTCTTCGACTCATCGCTCGGTGATGGCGACGTTGGGGTCTAG
- a CDS encoding homocysteine S-methyltransferase family protein has translation MAAPKSAISDRYEPIDQRLKAGGVVILDGGIGSELQEVGYPDSAKDRPANFTWGSLAISEAPEKLIEVHRRYAETGCDVIETHTFALNRIYSGIERGKLDLPKDAWKDLAIESVRLAREGARRAGRPDVSVAFACRTMDWPGDQQEEARDYEGTYVPLDFDNYLKPLAELLANAEGDDKPDLVLMEIQKEIPEDLLFPDYQLFIDTGIPLWISYRRSVGAIIDVDGGVVLEDGDRFGNAAAVFEQMGAAAVLVNCLPSDKVDGVAPWLREFTSLPIGAYPNMGTYLRYEWDWSVCPTPEQFLASARSWVDEGMQIIGGCCGARPAHIKALVDGLQLAVVD, from the coding sequence ATGGCTGCCCCAAAATCAGCGATCTCCGACCGATATGAGCCGATCGACCAGCGCCTGAAGGCAGGCGGAGTCGTCATTCTCGACGGTGGCATCGGTTCAGAACTCCAGGAAGTCGGATACCCGGATAGCGCCAAGGATCGCCCTGCCAATTTCACGTGGGGAAGCCTGGCCATTTCGGAGGCGCCGGAGAAGCTCATCGAGGTCCATCGCCGCTACGCGGAAACCGGCTGCGATGTGATCGAGACGCATACGTTTGCGCTCAATCGCATCTACTCTGGTATCGAGCGTGGAAAGCTCGATCTGCCGAAAGACGCCTGGAAAGACCTTGCCATCGAATCGGTGCGCCTTGCCCGTGAAGGCGCCAGGCGCGCAGGTCGCCCTGATGTCTCTGTCGCGTTCGCTTGCCGCACCATGGACTGGCCTGGCGATCAGCAAGAGGAAGCGCGCGACTACGAAGGCACGTACGTGCCCCTCGATTTCGATAACTATCTGAAACCGTTGGCCGAACTGCTCGCCAACGCCGAGGGGGACGACAAACCTGACCTCGTGCTCATGGAGATCCAGAAGGAAATCCCCGAGGACCTCCTGTTCCCCGACTATCAACTCTTCATCGATACGGGCATTCCCCTCTGGATCTCCTATCGCCGGTCAGTCGGGGCCATTATCGATGTCGATGGAGGTGTGGTGCTCGAGGATGGCGATCGCTTCGGGAATGCCGCCGCGGTCTTCGAGCAGATGGGCGCCGCGGCCGTGCTCGTGAACTGCTTGCCGTCAGACAAGGTCGATGGTGTTGCTCCGTGGCTGCGCGAATTCACGAGCCTCCCAATTGGCGCCTATCCCAACATGGGCACCTACCTGCGGTACGAATGGGACTGGAGCGTTTGCCCGACGCCCGAGCAGTTCCTGGCGTCCGCGCGCTCGTGGGTCGATGAGGGCATGCAGATCATTGGCGGATGCTGTGGCGCGCGTCCAGCGCACATCAAGGCGCTGGTCGACGGTCTCCAGCTGGCTGTTGTCGACTGA
- the proC gene encoding pyrroline-5-carboxylate reductase gives MTNTESIAPLAGVRVAFVGSGVMGEAMLAGLLARGLVDPGQIVASHPRLDRRNQLAERYGISVCESNLDAAQAADLVVLTVKPQVLAPIMRQLNGQLREDQVVISILAGTTFNKLRGGLDHEALVRVMPNTPAQIGQGMLVWTSTPAVSDARMSQVRSVLGALGKELWVETEKYVDMATALSGTGPTYVFLMMEALIDAGVHMGFPRRIAEEIVLQTVSGSVEFARDSGKHMAELRNMVTSPGGTSAEAIYQMEKGSLRTIYSKAVYAAFQRTQELAKNE, from the coding sequence ATGACGAACACAGAATCGATTGCTCCGCTCGCCGGAGTGAGGGTTGCCTTTGTCGGCAGCGGGGTCATGGGTGAAGCCATGCTGGCCGGCTTGCTTGCTCGAGGGTTGGTCGACCCAGGACAGATCGTGGCCTCGCATCCGCGTTTGGATCGGCGCAACCAGCTTGCGGAGCGATACGGCATATCGGTGTGCGAGTCGAATCTGGATGCGGCGCAGGCGGCCGATCTGGTCGTCCTGACGGTAAAACCACAAGTGCTGGCGCCGATCATGCGGCAACTGAACGGCCAGTTACGTGAAGATCAGGTGGTGATCTCGATCCTGGCTGGAACGACCTTCAACAAGCTCCGCGGCGGGCTCGATCACGAGGCGCTGGTCCGCGTCATGCCAAACACCCCGGCGCAGATCGGCCAGGGAATGCTGGTCTGGACATCGACACCCGCTGTGTCAGATGCGCGCATGTCACAGGTACGCAGCGTGCTCGGCGCGCTTGGCAAGGAACTCTGGGTCGAGACTGAAAAGTATGTCGACATGGCGACCGCGCTGTCCGGCACCGGTCCCACCTATGTCTTCCTGATGATGGAAGCGCTCATCGACGCCGGGGTGCACATGGGGTTCCCGCGACGTATCGCGGAGGAGATCGTGCTGCAGACGGTGTCGGGATCGGTGGAATTTGCCCGCGATTCCGGGAAGCATATGGCGGAACTGCGCAACATGGTCACATCCCCGGGCGGAACGTCGGCCGAAGCGATCTACCAGATGGAAAAAGGCTCGCTGCGGACGATCTACTCCAAGGCGGTGTACGCCGCGTTTCAGCGCACGCAGGAGTTGGCAAAGAACGAGTAA
- a CDS encoding thioredoxin domain-containing protein, whose amino-acid sequence MTNRLATSSSPYLQQHKDNPVDWYPWGDEALELATREQKPIFLSVGYSSCHWCHVMAHESFEDPETAAFMNEHFVNIKVDREERPDIDSIYMTAVQALTGHGGWPMSVFLTPEQVPYYGGTYWPPQPRQGMPSFRQVLEAVADAWENKREDVQENAQNVKQFLEAAATRVPRATELSEDLYDEAVKAFSQSFDSTYGGFGNAPKFPQPSIIEFLQRFIRRRNDTRAIRMVELTLDQMAAGGINDQIGGGFHRYSVDAQWLVPHFEKMLYDNAQLAQVYLDAYRQFGHERYATVVQQTLRWVLREMTAPEGGFYSAQDADTEGEEGLFYLWTPEEIDAVLSEEDAAIAKLYWTIEPGGNFEGRTILTNRVSYEEVARRLGIKLDVVAPRIETIRGALLAARNQRVRPGRDEKIIASWNGMMIRPMAEAGVVYRDPAFTEAAVRAGSFLLDTLFPESGGLHSIRNGVPGAGAFLDDYAHAIDAFLALYQTTFDRRWFEAALRLTTTVVDQFSDDETGLFFDAASSAEALVTRPRDLQDGATPSGNAVFAIDLVTLNHITMDEEYRARAEAILRTLASVVSSQPLGVSKALCAIEAYLASAQEIAIAARAGDERIGDFQQVYFDRYNPNSIIGLAVDGDEAAIAGMPFLEYRPLRDGEPAAYLCEHFTCLPPVTTTEALGKLLDRGTGITWRWF is encoded by the coding sequence ATGACCAACCGCCTTGCCACATCCTCCAGCCCATACCTCCAGCAACACAAGGACAACCCGGTCGATTGGTACCCGTGGGGAGATGAAGCCCTCGAACTGGCAACACGCGAACAAAAGCCGATCTTCCTTAGCGTCGGCTATTCGTCGTGTCATTGGTGCCATGTCATGGCCCATGAATCGTTCGAGGACCCGGAAACCGCGGCGTTCATGAACGAGCACTTCGTCAATATCAAGGTCGATCGCGAGGAACGCCCCGATATCGACTCCATCTACATGACCGCCGTGCAGGCGCTCACGGGTCACGGCGGCTGGCCGATGAGCGTCTTCCTGACGCCGGAGCAGGTTCCCTACTACGGAGGCACCTACTGGCCGCCGCAGCCACGCCAGGGCATGCCATCGTTCCGCCAGGTGTTGGAAGCGGTTGCTGACGCCTGGGAGAACAAGCGCGAGGATGTCCAGGAGAACGCTCAGAACGTCAAGCAATTCCTCGAAGCGGCCGCAACCCGGGTGCCGCGCGCGACTGAGCTGTCCGAAGATCTCTACGACGAAGCCGTCAAAGCCTTCTCCCAGTCATTCGACAGCACGTACGGCGGTTTTGGCAACGCTCCGAAGTTCCCCCAGCCTTCGATCATCGAGTTTTTGCAGCGATTCATTCGTCGCCGCAACGACACACGCGCAATTCGCATGGTGGAACTGACGCTCGACCAAATGGCCGCTGGCGGTATCAACGATCAGATCGGCGGCGGCTTTCATCGCTACTCGGTCGATGCCCAGTGGCTCGTGCCGCATTTCGAAAAGATGCTGTACGACAACGCCCAGCTCGCGCAGGTGTACCTGGACGCGTATCGGCAGTTCGGCCACGAGCGCTATGCCACCGTGGTCCAGCAGACCCTCCGCTGGGTTCTCCGCGAGATGACTGCCCCGGAGGGAGGCTTCTACTCGGCCCAGGACGCCGATACAGAGGGCGAAGAGGGGCTCTTCTACCTCTGGACCCCGGAGGAGATCGACGCGGTCCTCTCCGAGGAAGACGCAGCCATTGCCAAGCTCTACTGGACAATCGAGCCCGGCGGAAACTTCGAGGGACGCACGATTCTCACCAATCGGGTTTCCTACGAGGAGGTCGCGCGCCGTCTTGGTATCAAGCTCGATGTGGTTGCCCCGCGTATCGAGACCATTCGCGGCGCTCTGCTGGCAGCACGCAACCAACGCGTTCGACCCGGCCGCGATGAGAAGATCATCGCTTCCTGGAACGGCATGATGATTCGCCCGATGGCCGAAGCGGGAGTCGTGTACCGCGATCCCGCGTTCACCGAAGCTGCGGTCCGGGCGGGATCGTTCTTGCTCGACACGCTCTTCCCGGAATCAGGTGGGCTGCATTCCATCCGCAACGGAGTCCCCGGCGCAGGAGCCTTCCTCGATGACTATGCGCACGCCATCGATGCGTTCCTCGCGCTCTACCAAACGACGTTCGACCGACGGTGGTTCGAGGCCGCCCTTCGCCTGACCACCACGGTCGTCGATCAGTTCAGCGACGATGAAACCGGACTCTTCTTCGATGCAGCCAGTTCGGCAGAAGCGCTCGTCACGCGCCCCCGAGATCTGCAAGATGGAGCGACTCCTTCGGGAAACGCGGTCTTTGCCATCGATCTGGTGACGCTGAATCACATCACCATGGACGAGGAATACCGTGCTCGGGCCGAGGCCATTCTCCGCACGCTGGCCTCGGTCGTCTCCAGCCAGCCGCTTGGCGTCAGCAAAGCGCTGTGCGCCATCGAAGCCTATCTCGCATCGGCTCAGGAAATCGCCATCGCGGCGCGCGCCGGTGACGAGCGGATCGGTGACTTCCAGCAGGTCTACTTCGACCGCTACAACCCGAATTCCATCATCGGCCTCGCGGTCGACGGCGACGAAGCCGCCATCGCCGGAATGCCGTTCCTGGAATATCGCCCGCTCCGAGACGGAGAACCGGCCGCCTATCTCTGTGAGCACTTCACCTGCTTGCCACCAGTCACAACGACGGAAGCACTGGGCAAGCTCCTCGACCGTGGCACTGGAATCACCTGGAGGTGGTTCTGA
- a CDS encoding MBL fold metallo-hydrolase, which translates to MSGPLTLDWFQITEPSPGVFAIHEPLQIEHVLSYLIVGNERAMLIDSGTGACSMKAAVETITDLPVLLVNSHTHWDHVGSNDEFAEIAVHRAEAHELARTYSPEEIAAFFAEDQLLGPLPPGVTLESITIGASTPTLLLDGDESFDLGGRVIRAIHTPGHAPGLLSFIDDANGVLFTTDTAYLGHLYVYSDDTDIDVYIDSMDLLAELVPRLNYVHPSHSTDLMPAELLPAMRDALIEVRAGKEPDSVDDVKATYRYDGFGVYGPLPGGVR; encoded by the coding sequence GTGTCCGGGCCCCTGACTCTCGACTGGTTTCAGATCACCGAGCCCTCGCCAGGCGTTTTCGCCATCCACGAGCCGCTTCAGATCGAGCACGTGCTGAGCTATCTCATCGTCGGCAACGAGCGCGCCATGCTCATCGATTCCGGCACGGGCGCGTGCAGCATGAAGGCCGCGGTCGAAACCATCACCGACCTGCCGGTCCTGCTCGTCAACAGCCATACGCATTGGGACCATGTCGGGAGCAACGACGAGTTCGCCGAGATTGCGGTTCATCGCGCTGAGGCGCATGAGCTTGCCCGAACATATTCGCCCGAAGAGATCGCGGCCTTTTTCGCCGAGGACCAGCTGCTCGGCCCACTGCCACCAGGTGTCACGCTGGAATCCATCACTATCGGCGCCTCTACACCAACGCTCTTGCTCGATGGAGATGAATCGTTCGATCTCGGTGGCCGCGTGATCCGCGCGATCCATACCCCCGGCCACGCTCCTGGTCTTCTGTCATTCATCGATGATGCAAATGGAGTGCTCTTCACGACCGATACCGCGTATCTCGGTCACCTCTACGTCTATTCAGACGATACCGACATCGATGTCTACATCGACTCGATGGATCTCCTCGCCGAGCTCGTACCGCGTCTGAACTATGTTCATCCTTCGCACAGCACCGATCTCATGCCGGCCGAGCTCCTGCCGGCAATGCGCGATGCCCTCATCGAAGTGCGCGCCGGCAAAGAGCCAGACTCCGTCGATGATGTGAAAGCGACCTATCGGTACGACGGATTCGGTGTCTATGGGCCGCTCCCAGGGGGAGTCCGCTAG
- a CDS encoding phage holin family protein: protein MVARVVAYMLAASVAVLTAGEIFQGGIITYTSVPAVLAFGLILGLLNAFVKPVLDIVVAPLSCLTFGLISGALNFLIFGVAAVIAPGIDASIWGVLVGTVLTTVISGVIFAILDER from the coding sequence ATGGTCGCGCGTGTTGTCGCCTACATGCTCGCCGCCAGTGTGGCGGTCCTGACGGCTGGTGAGATTTTCCAGGGCGGCATCATTACCTACACGAGTGTTCCCGCGGTCCTTGCGTTCGGCCTGATCCTGGGACTCCTCAACGCATTCGTCAAACCGGTCCTCGATATCGTCGTCGCGCCGTTGTCTTGTCTGACCTTTGGTCTCATCTCTGGCGCGCTCAACTTCCTCATCTTCGGAGTCGCGGCCGTCATCGCTCCCGGGATCGACGCGAGCATCTGGGGAGTGCTGGTCGGCACGGTGCTCACGACGGTGATCAGCGGGGTCATCTTCGCGATTCTCGACGAGCGATGA
- a CDS encoding putative quinol monooxygenase, with amino-acid sequence MYVVVARFVARDGAGDDVAALLAEMTPSANAEPGCHRYIINRSVDDPNVFLLYEQYTDEAAFAAHRENPEFQRLILGEVVPLLAERGREIYELVAE; translated from the coding sequence ATGTACGTGGTGGTCGCGCGGTTTGTTGCTCGAGATGGCGCTGGAGATGATGTGGCGGCCCTGCTCGCCGAGATGACGCCTTCGGCGAACGCCGAACCGGGCTGTCACAGATACATCATCAATCGATCGGTCGATGATCCGAATGTCTTCTTGCTCTACGAGCAATACACGGATGAAGCGGCGTTCGCGGCCCATCGGGAGAATCCGGAGTTTCAGCGGCTGATTCTCGGCGAGGTCGTGCCCCTGCTCGCTGAGAGAGGCCGCGAAATCTACGAACTGGTCGCGGAGTAG
- the rpsU gene encoding 30S ribosomal protein S21 yields MHVELRDSESFDQLLRRFTKGIERSGVIREHRRGLRFISTQEENRAKRRKAERRRRRTQS; encoded by the coding sequence ATGCATGTCGAGCTTCGCGATTCTGAATCGTTCGATCAGCTGCTGCGCCGCTTCACCAAGGGGATCGAGCGCTCAGGCGTGATCCGCGAGCATCGCCGCGGTCTGCGCTTCATTAGCACCCAGGAAGAGAACCGCGCCAAGCGCCGCAAGGCCGAGCGCCGTCGCCGCCGCACCCAGAGCTAA